The following coding sequences lie in one Stenotrophomonas rhizophila genomic window:
- a CDS encoding NAD kinase: protein MSASPRIAFLASNTEAAQQALAQMLARYGDCTPEQADVLCPLGGDGFMLQTLHRHAALGKPVFGMKLGTVGFLMNQFRDDDLPARLAAAEPAHLRPLEMLALTESGTTTGSLAYNDVSLLRQTRQAAHIGVDLNGQERVAELIGDGVLVATPAGSTAYNYSAHGPILPLGSHTIALTPLAPYRPRRWRGAILKADTEVRFRVLDPYKRPVSVTADSHETRDVVEVTIRESRERRVTLLFDPEHNLEDRILSEQFMF, encoded by the coding sequence ATGAGCGCTTCCCCCCGTATCGCCTTTCTGGCCAGCAACACCGAGGCTGCGCAGCAGGCGCTGGCGCAGATGCTGGCCCGCTATGGCGATTGCACGCCCGAGCAGGCCGATGTGCTGTGCCCGCTGGGGGGCGATGGCTTCATGCTGCAGACCCTGCATCGCCATGCCGCGCTCGGCAAGCCGGTGTTCGGCATGAAGCTGGGCACGGTCGGGTTCCTGATGAACCAGTTCCGTGACGACGACCTGCCGGCCCGCCTCGCGGCGGCCGAGCCGGCCCACCTGCGACCGCTGGAGATGCTGGCGCTGACCGAATCGGGTACCACCACCGGCTCGCTCGCCTACAACGACGTCTCGCTGCTGCGCCAGACCCGTCAGGCCGCGCATATCGGCGTGGATCTCAACGGCCAGGAGCGCGTGGCCGAACTGATCGGGGACGGCGTGCTGGTGGCCACCCCGGCCGGCAGCACCGCCTACAACTATTCCGCGCATGGCCCGATCCTGCCGCTGGGCTCGCATACCATCGCGCTGACCCCGTTGGCCCCGTACCGGCCGCGCCGTTGGCGCGGGGCGATCCTCAAGGCCGACACCGAGGTGCGCTTCCGCGTGCTTGACCCGTACAAGCGGCCGGTGAGTGTGACCGCCGACTCGCACGAAACCCGCGACGTGGTCGAAGTGACCATCCGCGAATCGCGCGAGCGCCGGGTCACCCTGCTGTTCGACCCGGAGCACAACCTGGAAGACCGCATCCTCAGCGAACAGTTCATGTTCTGA
- a CDS encoding 5'-nucleotidase, with amino-acid sequence MGDNTPRLLTVAVTSRALFDLEEGHALFEAEGVDAYAEYQRKHEDDVLRPGVAFPVVRKLLALNQGQSPESPRVEVILLSRNSADTGLRIFNSIQHYGLGIIRATFTAGEPTWPYVKPFGTDLFLSANPDSVRRALSHGIAAATILPKPPGETIAAAEQVDLGRPLGQLRIAFDGDAVIFGDESERISREQGVEAFGRHERENAREPLSGGPFRNFLSALHTLQAVFPSGEDAPIRTALVTARSAPAHERVIRTLREWGVRLDEALFLGGRHKGPFLEAFGADIFFDDSQHNIDSARQHQSVAAGHVPHGVANDG; translated from the coding sequence ATGGGCGACAACACCCCCCGTCTGCTGACCGTCGCGGTAACCTCGCGCGCGCTGTTCGACCTCGAAGAAGGCCATGCGCTGTTCGAGGCCGAGGGCGTGGACGCCTACGCCGAGTACCAGCGCAAGCATGAGGACGACGTGCTGCGCCCCGGCGTGGCATTCCCGGTGGTACGCAAGCTGCTGGCGCTCAACCAGGGCCAGTCGCCGGAGTCGCCGCGGGTGGAAGTGATCCTGCTGTCGCGCAACTCGGCTGATACGGGGCTGCGCATCTTCAATTCGATCCAGCATTACGGCCTGGGCATCATCCGCGCCACCTTCACGGCTGGCGAGCCCACCTGGCCGTACGTGAAGCCGTTCGGCACCGACCTGTTCCTGTCGGCCAACCCCGACTCGGTGCGCCGCGCGCTGTCGCACGGCATTGCCGCGGCCACCATCCTGCCCAAGCCGCCGGGCGAGACCATCGCCGCCGCCGAGCAGGTGGACCTGGGCCGGCCGCTTGGCCAGCTGCGCATCGCCTTCGATGGTGACGCGGTGATCTTCGGGGACGAAAGCGAGCGCATCTCGCGCGAGCAGGGCGTGGAAGCGTTTGGCCGGCATGAGCGCGAAAATGCGCGCGAGCCGCTCAGCGGTGGCCCGTTCCGCAACTTCCTTTCCGCCCTGCACACCCTGCAGGCGGTGTTCCCGTCGGGCGAAGACGCGCCGATCCGCACCGCGCTGGTGACCGCGCGCTCGGCCCCGGCACACGAGCGGGTCATCCGCACGCTGCGCGAGTGGGGCGTGCGCCTGGATGAAGCGCTGTTCCTGGGCGGACGCCACAAAGGCCCGTTCCTGGAAGCGTTCGGCGCGGACATCTTCTTCGACGATTCGCAGCACAACATCGACAGCGCCCGCCAGCACCAGAGCGTGGCCGCCGGGCACGTCCCCCACGGCGTCGCCAACGACGGGTAG
- a CDS encoding aldo/keto reductase — protein MPAHTAVPTRPLGRSGLQVSQVALGCSGFWGNHRFAEGEAERIVRRALERGVNLFDTGHNYSAFNAEPRLGRILQRAYASHPRDGLVISSKAGTLTGQAGISGAEHRDFSPASIERSCAASLRNLHCDHLDIFQLHGIGLHELSDELLTALERMRRNGMFRLLGINTHTGAIMQHIADHPTLFDVALIDYNVLQQDREPLIAAMHAAGIGVLAGTVLAQGHLLPARVRLPRLADAWYLARAWLKPSSRQLMRSARTLQKAVAGVHSQLPGQTAFAYVLQNPGIASGVLGTTRVGNLDQILDTRVDALQPDERARLVAAFQRAGSSPSQ, from the coding sequence ATGCCCGCGCATACGGCCGTTCCAACGCGCCCGCTGGGGCGCAGCGGCCTGCAGGTATCGCAGGTGGCGCTGGGCTGCTCCGGGTTCTGGGGCAACCACCGGTTCGCCGAAGGCGAGGCCGAACGCATCGTGCGCCGCGCGTTGGAGCGCGGCGTGAACCTGTTCGACACCGGCCACAACTATTCGGCGTTCAACGCCGAGCCACGGCTGGGCCGCATCCTGCAGCGCGCCTATGCCAGCCACCCGCGCGACGGGCTGGTGATCTCCAGCAAGGCCGGCACGCTGACCGGCCAGGCCGGCATCAGCGGCGCCGAGCACCGCGACTTTTCGCCGGCGAGCATCGAGCGCAGCTGCGCCGCGTCGCTGCGCAACCTGCACTGCGACCACCTGGACATCTTCCAGCTGCACGGCATCGGCCTGCACGAACTGAGCGATGAACTGCTCACCGCGCTGGAGCGCATGCGCCGCAACGGGATGTTCCGCCTACTGGGCATCAACACCCACACCGGCGCGATCATGCAGCACATCGCCGACCACCCCACCCTGTTCGACGTGGCGTTGATCGATTACAACGTGCTGCAGCAGGACCGCGAACCGCTGATTGCCGCCATGCACGCGGCAGGCATCGGCGTGCTGGCCGGCACCGTGCTGGCCCAGGGCCACCTGCTGCCGGCGCGCGTGCGGCTGCCGCGGCTGGCCGACGCCTGGTACCTGGCGCGCGCGTGGCTGAAGCCCTCCAGCCGCCAGCTGATGCGCAGCGCGCGCACCCTGCAGAAGGCGGTGGCGGGCGTGCATTCGCAGTTGCCGGGGCAGACCGCGTTTGCCTACGTGCTGCAGAACCCGGGCATCGCCAGTGGCGTGCTGGGCACGACCCGGGTGGGCAACCTCGACCAGATCCTGGACACCCGCGTGGACGCGCTGCAGCCCGACGAACGGGCCCGGCTGGTGGCCGCGTTCCAGCGCGCCGGCAGTTCGCCCAGCCAGTAG
- a CDS encoding efflux RND transporter periplasmic adaptor subunit produces MIAPLRSLALTCAVAVALTACKKPEQQTPPPPEVGVIDAKPQTLPLQRELVGRLSPYRSADVRARVPGVLLKRVYQEGADVKQGQVLFLIDPAPLRASLNASQAELASAQATYANAKAAANRARSLAPQKYVSKSDLDAAEATERTAAAAVQQAQAALTSAKINLGYAEVTAPISGRAGKQQVTEGALVGQGDVTLLTTVDQLDPLYVNFSMSVDELTQMRAAQAKGQLALSGDGKSTVQVKLSDGTVYDQPGTLDFSSTTVDPTTGAVSLRAVLPNPQQILLPGAFVSFQATLGERNNAYLVPLQALQRDTTGGYVLVVGKDGKVARKNVKSEGQQGTNWLVSGGLEAGDQVIVAGVQKVKEGAPAKATPWNPDAAAANGKAPAGAAPAGAAPAAAKPDAAAPADAAAKTSDAAPAAEPNKQ; encoded by the coding sequence ATGATCGCCCCACTCCGCAGCCTTGCCCTGACCTGCGCAGTTGCTGTTGCACTGACCGCTTGCAAGAAGCCAGAGCAGCAGACGCCCCCGCCGCCGGAAGTGGGCGTGATCGATGCCAAGCCGCAGACCCTGCCGTTGCAGCGTGAGCTGGTCGGCCGCCTGTCGCCGTACCGCAGCGCCGATGTGCGCGCCCGCGTGCCCGGCGTGCTGCTCAAGCGTGTCTACCAGGAAGGTGCCGACGTCAAGCAGGGCCAGGTCCTGTTCCTGATCGACCCGGCCCCGCTGCGCGCGTCCTTGAACGCCTCGCAGGCCGAACTGGCCTCGGCCCAGGCGACCTACGCCAATGCCAAGGCCGCGGCCAACCGCGCCCGTTCGCTGGCCCCGCAGAAGTATGTGTCCAAGTCCGACCTGGACGCGGCCGAAGCCACCGAGCGTACCGCCGCTGCCGCCGTGCAGCAGGCCCAGGCCGCCTTGACCAGCGCGAAGATCAACCTGGGCTATGCCGAGGTGACCGCGCCGATCAGTGGCCGCGCCGGCAAGCAGCAGGTCACCGAAGGTGCACTGGTGGGCCAGGGGGATGTGACCCTGCTGACCACCGTGGACCAGCTGGACCCGCTGTATGTGAACTTCTCGATGAGCGTGGACGAGCTGACCCAGATGCGCGCCGCGCAGGCCAAGGGCCAGCTGGCGCTGAGCGGGGACGGCAAGTCCACCGTGCAGGTCAAGCTGTCCGACGGCACGGTCTATGACCAGCCGGGCACGCTGGACTTCTCCTCGACCACCGTGGACCCCACCACCGGTGCGGTGTCGCTGCGCGCAGTGCTGCCCAACCCGCAGCAGATCCTGCTGCCGGGTGCCTTCGTGAGCTTCCAGGCCACCCTGGGTGAGCGCAACAACGCCTACCTGGTGCCGTTGCAGGCGCTGCAGCGCGATACCACCGGCGGCTACGTGCTGGTGGTCGGCAAGGACGGCAAGGTGGCGCGCAAGAACGTCAAGAGCGAAGGCCAGCAGGGCACCAACTGGCTGGTCAGCGGCGGTCTCGAAGCTGGCGACCAGGTGATCGTGGCCGGCGTGCAGAAGGTCAAGGAAGGCGCCCCGGCCAAGGCCACCCCGTGGAACCCGGACGCTGCTGCTGCCAATGGCAAGGCGCCTGCGGGTGCTGCGCCGGCCGGTGCCGCACCGGCCGCCGCCAAGCCCGATGCCGCTGCCCCGGCAGACGCCGCCGCCAAAACGTCCGACGCCGCTCCGGCTGCCGAACCGAACAAGCAATAA
- the sbcB gene encoding exodeoxyribonuclease I, whose protein sequence is MADSFLFYDLETFGQDPRRTRIAQFAAIRTDADLNIIDEPVSFYVKPADDLLPSPVATLITGITPQHALSAGVSEAEAFARINDLMARPGTCSLGYNTLRFDDEFVRHGLFRNFHDPYEREWRNGNSRWDLLDMMRLLHALRPEGVVWPQREDGATSFKLEHLATANNVRQGDAHEALSDVHATIGLARLFKQAQPRLWDYALKLRDKRFVASLLDVDALQPVLHISMRYPAQRMCAAPVLPLARHPYINNRIIALDLDGDIDALLALPAETLAARLYTRAADLAEGEQRVPLKEVHLNKVPALVAWNHLRPADHARLGINPAEIEAKAARLRALGPTLAEKVRQVFGGERVLPPSDVDASLYDGFLADGDKALMTRIRTSPPAELASYAERLRDPRMPELLFRYRARNHPQTLDATERSRWNDYRRQRLLGDTALGEQTLPQFRAQLDALATEHADDPARLALLQQLRDWGTHLEQSL, encoded by the coding sequence ATGGCTGACAGCTTCCTGTTCTACGACCTGGAAACCTTCGGTCAGGACCCGCGCCGCACCCGCATCGCCCAGTTCGCCGCGATCCGCACCGATGCCGACCTGAACATCATCGACGAACCGGTCAGCTTCTACGTCAAGCCCGCCGATGACCTGCTGCCGTCGCCGGTGGCCACCCTGATCACCGGCATCACCCCGCAGCATGCGCTGTCGGCCGGGGTCAGCGAAGCCGAGGCGTTCGCGCGCATCAACGACCTGATGGCGCGTCCGGGCACCTGCTCGCTGGGCTACAACACGCTGCGCTTCGACGATGAGTTCGTGCGCCACGGGCTGTTCCGCAACTTCCATGACCCGTATGAGCGCGAGTGGCGCAACGGCAATTCGCGCTGGGACCTGCTGGACATGATGCGGCTGCTGCATGCGCTGCGCCCGGAGGGCGTGGTGTGGCCGCAGCGCGAAGATGGCGCCACCTCGTTCAAGCTCGAACACCTGGCCACCGCCAACAACGTGCGCCAGGGCGATGCCCACGAAGCGCTGTCGGACGTGCATGCCACCATCGGCCTGGCGCGCCTGTTCAAGCAGGCCCAACCGCGCCTGTGGGACTACGCGCTGAAGCTGCGCGACAAGCGCTTCGTAGCCAGCCTGCTCGACGTGGACGCCCTGCAGCCGGTGCTGCACATTTCCATGCGCTACCCGGCCCAGCGCATGTGCGCCGCCCCGGTGCTGCCGCTGGCGCGCCACCCGTACATCAACAACCGCATCATCGCGCTCGACCTGGACGGCGACATCGACGCGCTGTTGGCACTGCCGGCCGAGACCCTCGCCGCACGCCTGTACACCCGCGCGGCCGATCTGGCCGAAGGCGAGCAGCGCGTGCCGCTCAAGGAAGTGCACCTCAACAAGGTGCCAGCGCTGGTGGCCTGGAACCACCTGCGCCCGGCCGACCACGCTCGCCTGGGCATCAACCCGGCGGAGATCGAGGCCAAGGCCGCACGCCTGCGCGCGCTGGGCCCGACCCTGGCAGAGAAGGTGCGCCAGGTGTTCGGTGGTGAACGCGTGCTGCCCCCCAGCGACGTGGACGCCTCGCTGTACGACGGCTTCCTGGCCGACGGCGACAAAGCGCTGATGACCCGTATCCGTACCAGCCCGCCGGCCGAACTGGCCAGCTACGCCGAACGCCTGCGCGATCCGCGCATGCCCGAGCTGCTGTTCCGCTACCGCGCGCGCAACCACCCGCAGACCCTGGACGCGACCGAACGCTCACGCTGGAACGACTATCGTCGCCAGCGCCTGCTTGGCGACACCGCGCTGGGCGAGCAGACCCTGCCGCAGTTCCGCGCGCAGCTGGACGCACTGGCCACCGAGCATGCCGACGATCCGGCCAGGCTCGCCCTGCTGCAGCAGCTGCGCGACTGGGGCACCCACCTGGAGCAGAGCCTGTGA
- a CDS encoding FAD-dependent oxidoreductase produces MAPPSRSLSIIGAGLAGSLLAILLSRQGWRITLYERRGDPRISDYESGRSINLALAERGRNALRQAGVEDAVMAKAVMMRGRMVHPRQGEPQLQRYGRDDSEVIWSIHRKDLNTTLLQLAEDAGAQVHFHRRLHTVDFDAGYARFIDDRDDQPHDIRFDTLIGADGAGSALRAAMNRKQPLDERTEFLDHSYKELEIPPTADGGFRIEANALHIWPRGHYMCIALPNDEGTFTVTLFLPNEGDPSFATTTTGAEAEALFARDFPDALALIPNLRRDWEEHPPGLLGTLHLNHWHLQGRAVLLGDAAHAMVPFHGQGMNCAFEDCVALAGHLLEQDTLAAAFAAFEADRKPNAEAIQQMALENYLEMRDRVADPAFLLQRELEQALQARWPTRFVPHYTMVTFLHTPYAVAHARTELQRRILEDATAGHDSLDHIDWAALEHIVHAQLPVLEGAH; encoded by the coding sequence ATCGCACCCCCTTCCCGCTCGCTGAGCATCATCGGCGCTGGCCTGGCCGGCTCGCTGCTCGCCATCCTGCTGTCCCGCCAGGGCTGGCGGATCACCCTGTACGAACGTCGCGGCGACCCGCGCATCAGCGACTACGAGTCAGGCCGCTCGATCAACCTGGCCCTGGCCGAACGCGGCCGCAATGCGCTGCGCCAGGCCGGGGTCGAAGACGCGGTCATGGCCAAGGCGGTGATGATGCGCGGGCGCATGGTGCACCCGCGCCAAGGCGAGCCGCAGCTGCAACGCTACGGCCGCGACGACAGCGAAGTGATCTGGTCGATCCATCGCAAGGACCTCAACACCACGCTGTTGCAGCTGGCCGAAGATGCCGGTGCGCAGGTGCATTTCCACCGCCGCCTGCACACGGTCGATTTCGATGCCGGCTATGCCCGCTTCATCGACGACCGCGACGACCAGCCGCACGACATCCGGTTCGACACCCTGATCGGCGCCGATGGTGCCGGCTCGGCGCTGCGCGCGGCGATGAACCGCAAGCAGCCGCTGGACGAGCGCACCGAGTTCCTCGACCACTCCTACAAGGAACTGGAGATCCCGCCCACCGCCGACGGCGGCTTCCGCATCGAAGCCAACGCGCTGCACATCTGGCCGCGCGGGCACTACATGTGCATTGCGCTGCCCAATGACGAAGGCACTTTCACCGTCACCCTGTTCCTGCCCAACGAAGGCGACCCGAGCTTTGCCACCACCACCACCGGTGCCGAGGCCGAAGCGCTGTTCGCGCGCGACTTCCCCGATGCGCTGGCGCTGATCCCCAACCTGCGCCGCGACTGGGAAGAGCACCCGCCCGGCCTGCTGGGCACGCTGCATCTCAACCACTGGCACCTGCAGGGCCGCGCCGTGCTGCTGGGCGACGCCGCGCATGCGATGGTGCCGTTCCACGGCCAGGGCATGAACTGCGCGTTTGAAGACTGCGTGGCGCTGGCCGGCCACCTGCTGGAACAGGACACGCTGGCCGCGGCCTTCGCCGCTTTCGAGGCCGACCGCAAGCCGAACGCCGAAGCGATCCAGCAGATGGCGCTGGAGAACTACCTTGAAATGCGCGATCGCGTTGCCGACCCGGCCTTCCTGCTGCAGCGCGAGCTGGAACAGGCCCTGCAGGCACGCTGGCCCACCCGCTTCGTGCCGCACTACACCATGGTCACCTTCCTGCACACGCCGTATGCGGTGGCGCACGCGCGCACCGAACTGCAGCGTCGCATCCTCGAAGACGCCACCGCCGGGCACGACAGCCTGGACCACATCGACTGGGCCGCGCTGGAGCACATCGTGCATGCGCAGCTGCCCGTGCTGGAGGGCGCGCACTGA
- a CDS encoding TetR/AcrR family transcriptional regulator yields the protein MNPPHPAASTLDARDQRVFDAVRDLFATQGMQISMDAVAQQAGCSKQTLYSRYGSKQELLRRVMQRHVSRATAGLHSLDQGDLRGSLLRFATDYLEHCNQPHVMQARRLIATDTAQFPQEARALYRDGAGALVLHVAEWLAVRSAQGQLRHDDPHFMAELLLSMIAGVDFEKQRFHTPHRADATERRRWAEFSVDSFLRAFATPETAAALHSNQHRSFS from the coding sequence GTGAATCCCCCCCACCCCGCCGCCAGCACCCTGGATGCGCGCGACCAGCGCGTGTTCGATGCCGTGCGCGACCTGTTCGCCACCCAGGGCATGCAGATCAGCATGGATGCGGTGGCCCAGCAGGCCGGGTGTTCCAAGCAGACCCTCTACAGCCGCTACGGCAGCAAGCAGGAACTGCTGCGCCGGGTGATGCAGCGCCACGTCAGCCGCGCCACCGCCGGCTTGCACAGCCTGGACCAGGGCGACCTGCGCGGCAGCCTGCTGCGCTTTGCCACCGACTACCTGGAGCACTGCAACCAGCCCCACGTGATGCAGGCGCGCCGGCTGATCGCGACCGATACCGCCCAGTTCCCCCAGGAGGCGCGTGCGCTCTACCGGGACGGCGCCGGCGCGCTGGTTCTTCACGTGGCTGAATGGCTTGCCGTGCGCAGTGCGCAGGGCCAGCTCAGGCATGACGACCCGCACTTCATGGCCGAACTGCTATTGAGCATGATCGCCGGCGTGGATTTCGAGAAACAACGCTTCCATACCCCCCATCGCGCCGACGCCACCGAGCGCCGCCGCTGGGCCGAATTCTCCGTTGACAGCTTCCTGCGCGCGTTTGCCACGCCGGAAACCGCCGCGGCATTGCATTCAAACCAACACCGGAGTTTTTCCTGA
- a CDS encoding DUF2939 domain-containing protein encodes MKKLPWLLLALLLVLAGLFFSGPYLTVRGLAQAIETRDTAKLDRYVDFPLLRANLRAQLNDYVVRQAGPEVQSNLLGALLLSASEKLTGTAVDAMATPTGIGALLEGHTLWKRASNDLESNDAYAAPRKPRPLKGAEHHFESLSRFTATTHTASGAPIVFVLQRFGLRWKLVDIRLPLADDTAPTGLPIR; translated from the coding sequence ATGAAGAAACTTCCGTGGTTGCTGCTGGCCCTGCTGCTGGTGTTGGCAGGCCTCTTTTTCAGCGGGCCCTATCTGACCGTGCGCGGGCTGGCCCAGGCCATCGAAACCCGCGACACCGCCAAGCTGGACCGCTACGTCGACTTCCCGCTGCTGCGCGCGAACCTGCGCGCCCAGCTCAACGACTACGTGGTGCGCCAGGCCGGCCCGGAGGTGCAGTCCAACCTATTGGGGGCGCTGTTGCTGTCGGCCAGTGAGAAGCTCACCGGGACCGCCGTGGACGCGATGGCCACGCCCACCGGCATTGGCGCGCTGCTGGAAGGCCACACGTTGTGGAAGCGCGCCAGCAACGACCTGGAAAGCAACGACGCCTACGCGGCGCCGCGCAAGCCCCGCCCGCTGAAGGGCGCCGAGCACCACTTCGAATCGCTGTCGCGCTTCACCGCCACCACGCACACCGCCAGCGGCGCGCCGATCGTGTTCGTCCTGCAACGGTTCGGCCTGCGCTGGAAGCTGGTGGACATCCGCCTGCCGCTCGCCGACGACACCGCGCCCACCGGCCTCCCGATCCGGTAG
- a CDS encoding DUF2461 domain-containing protein: MSTYFSPKSFTFLRGLARNNDKAWFNDHKPQYEEHVRQPFLRLIADLQPDLAAVSEHFRADPRGVGGSLFRIYRDARFSNDKSPYKSWQGARLFHERRKQVPAPSFYIHLQPGESFVGAGLWHPEPATQRKVRHFIVDNPGSWKAAAHSPVLRKKFDFEESEKLVRPPRGFEPDFEFIDDLKHRNWVFWRSLDDAVMTGPRLRQTIAADLVTLGPFVDYLCAALDLEF, encoded by the coding sequence GTGAGCACGTATTTCAGCCCGAAAAGCTTCACCTTCCTGCGCGGCCTGGCCCGCAACAACGACAAGGCCTGGTTCAACGACCACAAGCCGCAGTACGAAGAGCATGTGCGCCAGCCGTTCCTGCGCCTGATCGCCGACCTGCAACCGGACCTGGCCGCGGTCAGCGAGCACTTCCGCGCGGACCCGCGCGGCGTTGGCGGCTCGCTGTTCCGCATCTACCGCGACGCGCGCTTCTCCAACGACAAGTCGCCGTACAAGAGCTGGCAGGGCGCGCGGTTGTTCCATGAGCGGCGCAAACAGGTCCCGGCCCCGTCGTTCTACATCCACCTGCAACCCGGCGAGAGCTTCGTCGGTGCCGGCTTGTGGCATCCCGAACCGGCCACCCAGCGCAAGGTGCGGCACTTCATTGTGGACAACCCCGGCAGCTGGAAGGCGGCCGCGCATTCGCCGGTGCTGCGCAAGAAGTTCGACTTCGAGGAAAGCGAGAAGCTGGTGCGCCCGCCGCGCGGGTTCGAGCCGGATTTCGAGTTCATCGACGACCTCAAGCACCGCAACTGGGTGTTCTGGCGCTCGCTGGACGATGCGGTAATGACCGGCCCGCGCCTGCGCCAGACCATCGCCGCCGACCTGGTCACGCTGGGCCCGTTCGTGGACTACCTGTGCGCGGCGCTGGACCTGGAATTCTGA